From the Mycoplasmatota bacterium genome, one window contains:
- a CDS encoding radical SAM protein: MFTKLLSIATTRSFKPFKFKNNYSNNLEYENLDSLGLYVHIPFCKSICSFCPYSKQLMDEEVSLQYKEALLKEIELVTLNQIEKKDVTSLYFGGGTPSLMIKHIEDIINKLKEHFNILGGIGLELHPEDINDYILTKLKKIGITMISIGFQSFDNELLANIGRKEDKFIEKLKLVDRYNFDVVDVDLIFALPGQTQEMLTSDFKKAFTYGATQVSTYPFIDFTFVNNIKKPLSSKMKKKMLKHLNDLTEIMELDRTSVWTFSKKGTEKYSSVTRDNFLGFGTSATTLLRKSFKINTFSIDGYIERIKNDNLPTSLTLDFSLRQRAVYFLFWSSYGLKINENTYFNLIGKKLNNMYSFEMLVARILGYIKKTNYGYVLTSKGALVYHDIEQKYTHAYIDKMWNISRVVPFPNEIELL; encoded by the coding sequence ATGTTTACAAAACTATTAAGTATTGCGACAACTAGATCGTTTAAACCATTTAAATTCAAGAATAACTATAGTAATAATCTTGAATATGAAAATTTAGATTCGCTTGGATTGTATGTTCATATTCCATTTTGTAAAAGTATATGTTCTTTTTGTCCTTATTCAAAGCAATTAATGGATGAAGAAGTTTCTTTACAATATAAAGAAGCACTTTTAAAAGAAATTGAACTTGTAACATTAAATCAAATTGAAAAAAAAGATGTTACATCTCTATATTTTGGTGGAGGAACGCCATCTTTAATGATAAAACACATTGAAGACATTATTAATAAATTAAAAGAACATTTTAATATATTAGGTGGTATAGGTTTAGAATTGCACCCAGAAGACATTAATGATTACATATTAACGAAGTTGAAAAAGATAGGGATTACAATGATTAGTATTGGATTTCAATCTTTTGATAATGAATTGCTTGCAAATATAGGCAGAAAAGAAGATAAATTCATTGAGAAACTAAAATTAGTGGATCGTTATAATTTTGATGTGGTAGATGTAGATTTGATATTTGCATTACCCGGTCAAACACAAGAGATGTTAACAAGTGATTTTAAGAAAGCATTTACTTATGGAGCAACACAAGTATCAACATATCCGTTCATAGATTTTACTTTTGTAAACAACATCAAAAAGCCACTTTCAAGTAAGATGAAAAAGAAAATGCTTAAACATTTGAATGATTTGACAGAAATAATGGAATTAGATAGAACATCAGTTTGGACTTTTTCAAAAAAAGGTACAGAGAAATATTCTTCAGTAACAAGAGATAATTTTTTAGGATTTGGTACTTCTGCTACAACATTACTAAGAAAATCATTTAAAATAAATACTTTTTCTATTGATGGATATATAGAAAGAATAAAGAATGATAATTTACCTACATCTTTAACACTTGATTTCTCATTAAGACAAAGGGCTGTATATTTTCTGTTTTGGAGTTCTTATGGACTTAAAATAAACGAGAATACCTATTTTAATTTAATAGGTAAAAAATTGAATAATATGTACTCTTTTGAAATGTTGGTTGCTAGAATTTTGGGTTATATAAAGAAAACTAACTATGGGTATGTTTTAACATCAAAAGGAGCTCTGGTCTATCATGATATTGAACAAAAGTACACACATGCCTATATTGATAAGATGTGGAATATTTCAAGAGTTGTACCATTTCCAAATGAAATAGAATTGTTATAA
- a CDS encoding YafY family transcriptional regulator has translation MNKIERLMAIILVLNKNKRMTASDLARKFEVDIRTIYRDIQALSEMNVPIVSQVGPDGGYSVLSKFFIPPIMFNKEEIFSLLLSKKSIDEVSIPGYSKNIESAFLKIESVMDEDNTKEFNQIKKRILFEKTSRNTIKKEYDYFEMIKKSLELNLKIKIKAFLSSDMINTEMIIQPYGILYVDDDWLVISYCESVGQVESLPIFLISDAQLINETFTVPDDFDIDEYYCKKHCIMKCLNKDTQTVKLKVNKESYYRIKDYIFFHRAEVIEEENHYLLNMQAGDPGCYIQLAFRFKDFIEILEPQWLREEILRNLKNLINKYERY, from the coding sequence ATGAATAAGATTGAGAGATTAATGGCAATAATCCTTGTATTAAACAAAAATAAAAGAATGACTGCAAGTGATTTAGCAAGAAAATTTGAAGTAGATATCAGAACAATTTATAGGGATATACAGGCACTAAGTGAGATGAATGTACCAATTGTATCACAGGTTGGACCTGATGGTGGATATTCTGTTTTAAGTAAATTTTTTATACCCCCTATCATGTTTAATAAGGAAGAAATATTTTCTTTGCTGTTATCAAAAAAATCTATTGATGAAGTATCTATACCTGGATATTCTAAAAATATTGAATCTGCCTTCTTAAAGATAGAAAGTGTGATGGATGAGGATAATACAAAGGAATTTAATCAAATAAAAAAGAGGATTTTATTTGAGAAAACGAGCAGGAATACAATAAAAAAAGAATATGATTATTTTGAAATGATTAAAAAAAGTCTTGAGTTAAATTTAAAGATTAAGATAAAAGCTTTTCTTTCTAGTGATATGATAAATACTGAAATGATAATCCAACCCTACGGTATTTTATACGTTGATGATGATTGGTTGGTGATCAGTTATTGTGAGTCAGTAGGACAAGTAGAAAGTTTACCTATATTTTTAATTAGTGATGCACAATTAATAAATGAAACCTTTACAGTACCAGATGATTTTGATATAGATGAATATTATTGTAAGAAACATTGTATAATGAAGTGCTTAAATAAAGATACCCAAACTGTGAAGCTAAAAGTTAACAAAGAAAGTTATTATAGAATTAAAGATTATATCTTTTTTCATAGAGCAGAAGTAATTGAAGAAGAGAACCACTATCTATTAAACATGCAAGCAGGTGATCCTGGCTGTTATATCCAACTAGCTTTTAGGTTTAAAGATTTTATTGAAATATTAGAACCTCAATGGTTAAGAGAGGAAATTTTAAGAAATCTAAAAAATTTAATCAATAAATATGAAAGATACTGA
- a CDS encoding alpha/beta fold hydrolase: MTKIIEEGFKEINGIKIYYKSIGEGEPLFVLHGGPGLAHNYLFPHFSKLAEDYEVIFFDQRSCGKSSGDEIPHDITMDNLVKDLEELRQSFNIEKINVLGQSFGGLLALNYAIKYPERLKTLLILESTGARSDFIKKFQENINSRVTEDIQKELSETNKKLNELTSSKVIKNGVGKVFSRYLSIINKLYFYNTSYMKNLDMEYFDDEMVRKSFTIQKQLHSYLIHYNLLNQLPRITCPTLIIHGDYDPIPYEEIELIHKTINGSEIFLIKECGHFAHIEKPIEYFHIIRDFLYKNT; the protein is encoded by the coding sequence ATGACTAAAATTATTGAAGAAGGTTTTAAAGAAATAAATGGTATAAAAATTTATTATAAGAGTATAGGAGAAGGAGAACCTTTATTTGTACTACATGGTGGTCCAGGGTTAGCACATAATTATTTATTTCCCCATTTTAGTAAGTTAGCAGAAGATTATGAAGTGATTTTTTTTGACCAACGTTCCTGTGGAAAATCATCAGGAGATGAAATACCTCATGATATAACAATGGATAATCTTGTTAAGGATTTAGAAGAATTACGTCAATCATTTAATATCGAAAAGATAAATGTATTAGGACAATCTTTTGGAGGATTATTAGCTTTAAATTATGCTATTAAATATCCAGAAAGACTTAAAACTCTTTTAATTCTTGAATCTACTGGTGCAAGATCAGATTTTATAAAAAAATTTCAGGAAAATATTAATTCAAGAGTAACTGAAGATATTCAAAAAGAATTATCTGAAACAAATAAGAAATTAAATGAACTTACAAGTTCCAAAGTTATTAAAAATGGAGTTGGAAAGGTATTTAGTCGTTACCTATCAATAATAAACAAACTATATTTCTATAATACTAGCTATATGAAAAATTTAGATATGGAATATTTTGATGATGAAATGGTTAGAAAATCTTTCACAATCCAGAAACAACTACATAGTTATTTAATACATTATAATTTACTAAATCAATTACCTAGGATAACTTGTCCAACACTTATTATTCATGGTGATTACGATCCAATTCCATACGAAGAAATAGAACTAATACATAAAACAATTAATGGGTCTGAAATCTTTTTAATAAAAGAATGTGGACACTTCGCACATATAGAAAAACCTATAGAGTATTTCCACATTATCAGAGATTTTCTTTATAAAAATACATAA
- a CDS encoding ABC transporter ATP-binding protein yields the protein MLRKFISYYKPHKKLFILDIGSAFLAAGIDLIFPMATRTILDDVIPKGNIRTLYILAGTLVFLFILRALLNYIVDYWGHVLGTRMQHDMRKDLFKRFQKLSFKYYDKNKTGNLMSRIVNDLFQISELAHHGPEDIFLSFILLIGSFIILVTINWKLTLIMFAFIPIMLLFGIKKRRKIGFAFKSIQKKIAEVNSQIENSISGIRVTKSFTNEKYEIEKFGKGNREFKEANEFAFKSVAELGTGISLISNILNVIVLTVGGYLVYSKAMRIGDLVAYLLYTNYFFKPIMRLIAFTQQYEAGMAGFERFIEVLNTEPEILDKEDAFELKNIRGSISVNNVTFGYNEKVPILSDISIHIQKGKTLALVGPSGGGKSTLCHLIPRFYDVDNGKIMIDGIDIKDVTQESLRRNIGLVSQDVFLFTGTIKENILYGNPAANDEEIIDAAKKAEIHEFITRLPEGYNTYIGEKGVKLSGGQKQRISIARVFLKNPSILILDEATSALDNETESKIQKSLEILSVGRTTLVIAHRLSTIQNADEIVVLTKEGIIERGKHEELIIRSGLYSKLYNSQFKEKNSSKIA from the coding sequence ATGTTAAGAAAATTCATATCTTATTATAAACCACATAAGAAACTATTTATACTAGATATTGGAAGTGCATTTTTAGCTGCTGGGATTGACCTTATCTTTCCAATGGCAACTAGGACTATATTAGATGATGTAATACCAAAAGGTAACATAAGAACATTATATATACTAGCTGGGACATTAGTTTTCCTCTTTATTCTAAGAGCGCTATTGAATTATATTGTTGACTATTGGGGACATGTTTTAGGGACAAGAATGCAGCATGATATGAGAAAAGATTTATTCAAACGATTTCAGAAATTATCATTTAAATATTATGATAAGAATAAAACAGGTAATTTGATGTCTAGAATAGTAAATGATTTATTTCAAATATCAGAACTAGCACATCATGGCCCTGAAGATATATTTTTGTCTTTTATACTACTAATAGGTTCATTTATAATTCTTGTTACAATCAACTGGAAACTTACTCTTATTATGTTTGCTTTCATACCTATTATGTTATTATTTGGAATCAAGAAACGTAGAAAGATAGGTTTTGCTTTTAAGAGTATCCAGAAGAAAATAGCTGAAGTAAATTCTCAAATCGAAAATAGTATATCAGGAATAAGGGTCACAAAATCATTTACCAATGAAAAATACGAAATAGAGAAATTTGGTAAAGGTAATAGGGAATTTAAGGAAGCTAATGAATTTGCGTTTAAATCAGTAGCTGAATTAGGTACAGGTATTAGTTTAATTTCTAATATACTAAATGTTATTGTTCTAACTGTCGGAGGATATTTAGTCTATAGTAAGGCTATGAGGATAGGAGATTTAGTAGCTTACTTATTATACACAAATTATTTTTTCAAACCTATTATGAGACTAATAGCATTCACACAACAATATGAAGCAGGTATGGCAGGTTTTGAAAGATTCATAGAAGTTCTGAACACTGAACCAGAAATATTAGACAAGGAGGATGCTTTTGAACTTAAGAACATAAGAGGAAGCATTAGTGTTAATAATGTAACATTTGGCTATAATGAAAAAGTACCAATTTTGTCAGATATAAGTATCCACATCCAAAAAGGCAAAACTTTGGCGTTAGTTGGTCCTTCAGGAGGTGGGAAATCTACCCTTTGTCATTTGATTCCAAGGTTCTATGATGTAGATAATGGGAAGATTATGATAGATGGTATTGACATAAAGGATGTAACACAAGAATCATTAAGAAGGAACATAGGATTAGTCTCTCAAGATGTATTTCTATTCACTGGAACAATAAAAGAAAATATCTTATATGGAAATCCAGCTGCAAATGATGAAGAAATTATTGACGCAGCAAAGAAAGCTGAAATTCACGAGTTTATTACTAGGCTTCCAGAAGGCTACAATACATATATAGGAGAAAAAGGAGTAAAACTTTCAGGGGGTCAAAAACAAAGAATATCAATTGCTAGAGTATTCTTGAAAAATCCTTCAATTTTAATATTAGATGAAGCAACCTCGGCCCTAGATAATGAAACTGAATCAAAGATACAGAAGTCTTTAGAAATCTTATCTGTAGGAAGAACAACTCTTGTAATAGCCCATAGACTTTCAACGATTCAGAATGCAGATGAAATCGTTGTTTTAACGAAAGAAGGTATAATAGAAAGAGGGAAACATGAGGAACTTATTATTAGAAGCGGATTATACTCTAAGTTATATAATTCACAATTTAAAGAAAAAAATTCGAGTAAAATAGCATAG
- a CDS encoding YbjQ family protein, protein MIIVNTDFVSGKTLETISLVRGSTIRSKHLGKDILSGLKTLVGGEITSYSKMLNEARQIATQRMVEEAERLDADAIINVRYSTSNVMSGAAEVLVYGTAVKFK, encoded by the coding sequence ATGATTATAGTCAATACTGATTTTGTATCTGGAAAAACGCTTGAAACAATTTCTTTAGTTAGAGGTTCAACTATTAGATCTAAGCATTTAGGAAAAGATATATTAAGTGGATTAAAAACTTTGGTTGGTGGAGAAATAACTTCATATAGTAAAATGTTAAATGAAGCACGTCAAATCGCTACCCAAAGAATGGTCGAAGAAGCAGAAAGATTGGATGCTGATGCTATTATTAATGTTAGATATTCAACAAGTAATGTAATGTCAGGGGCTGCTGAAGTACTTGTTTATGGGACAGCTGTTAAATTTAAATAA
- a CDS encoding M50 family metallopeptidase: protein MEKKSKVKNGKIFKRLKLLFYMIIVLFYALLIIGGGTNAIKLILLIFLQIIVICILIINIHEFGHLIIGKLFGYKLLSYRIGFFSWSKENGKMKFLIIKNRGYSGLCGMIPPEKELPNYKLVLFYASGILFNVISGTFFLILSLINGSLSQFFSFLGISSILIGVLNLLPIMTSNNPSDGKVIWSMLLKKPFAEKLLVMKRLLTKLSAGIRPNHLDIPNLNLDNLTSFDLYIIIYAYFQALDKNYDDKIFLYANLLEENIDNFPTPTLPVVYYELCYVGCITNDIDRAKKYYKHGGNILKKDKDINGCRVKAYYEFYVNHNPDTALELCYKGLAVLDKFPIKGQAFMEKDLIHSLIRLINL from the coding sequence ATGGAAAAAAAATCTAAAGTTAAGAATGGTAAAATATTTAAGCGTTTAAAATTATTGTTTTATATGATCATTGTACTATTTTATGCCCTTTTAATAATAGGTGGAGGAACTAATGCTATTAAATTAATACTATTAATATTTTTACAGATTATTGTTATCTGTATATTGATTATTAATATCCATGAATTCGGACATCTTATAATCGGTAAATTATTTGGATATAAACTCTTATCCTATCGAATTGGATTTTTTTCATGGAGTAAAGAAAATGGTAAAATGAAATTTTTAATAATTAAAAATAGAGGATATAGTGGATTATGTGGAATGATTCCACCTGAAAAAGAATTACCTAATTATAAACTTGTATTATTTTATGCCAGTGGAATTCTATTCAATGTCATTTCAGGTACATTTTTTTTAATACTATCTTTAATTAATGGATCACTTAGTCAATTTTTTAGTTTTTTAGGAATATCCTCTATACTTATAGGTGTTTTAAATTTATTGCCGATTATGACAAGTAATAATCCCTCAGATGGAAAAGTGATTTGGAGTATGTTGTTAAAGAAACCATTTGCGGAGAAATTACTTGTAATGAAAAGATTATTAACTAAATTATCAGCGGGTATTCGTCCTAATCATTTAGATATACCAAATTTAAATTTAGATAATCTTACTTCATTTGATTTATACATTATCATATATGCTTATTTTCAAGCATTAGATAAAAATTATGATGATAAAATATTTTTATATGCTAACTTATTAGAAGAAAACATTGATAACTTTCCCACTCCAACATTACCTGTGGTATACTATGAACTCTGTTATGTAGGATGTATTACGAATGATATAGATAGAGCTAAGAAATATTATAAGCATGGTGGAAATATCTTAAAAAAAGATAAAGATATTAATGGTTGTCGTGTAAAAGCATATTACGAGTTTTATGTGAATCATAACCCTGATACTGCATTAGAGTTATGTTATAAAGGGTTAGCTGTTTTAGATAAATTTCCGATTAAGGGTCAAGCCTTTATGGAAAAAGATTTGATACACTCATTGATTCGGTTAATTAACCTTTAA
- a CDS encoding transporter substrate-binding domain-containing protein, whose translation MKKISVLVLFIITVLGLVGCGKKGETVTVLTSSGYEPYEMVGTDGKLTGFDIELMEALAHEVGIKIKWKDVDFDGIRASLQSGQAEIAIAGITPSPKRALYVDFSEIYYNSEDGLVNYFVSKSSNPIKSLEDLDGLVVGAQLGTVQANLISELASKYNFTVDLRNYNTQIVEEINAGRIDVLVVESLVAESILEVNDNLSKEIFDYTLDSKYGNAIAFTKGSEYVEEFNKAIVKLQENGKIDELVKKWFD comes from the coding sequence ATGAAAAAGATAAGTGTATTAGTATTATTTATTATTACAGTATTAGGATTAGTTGGATGTGGAAAAAAGGGAGAAACAGTTACAGTTCTAACTTCAAGTGGGTATGAACCATATGAAATGGTTGGAACCGACGGAAAGTTAACTGGATTTGATATTGAATTAATGGAAGCTTTAGCTCATGAAGTTGGAATTAAAATTAAATGGAAGGATGTTGATTTTGATGGAATTCGTGCTTCTTTACAATCCGGTCAAGCTGAAATAGCGATTGCTGGTATAACACCAAGTCCTAAAAGAGCTTTATATGTTGATTTTAGTGAAATATATTATAATAGTGAAGATGGACTTGTTAATTATTTTGTTTCTAAATCATCAAATCCAATAAAATCTTTAGAGGATTTAGATGGGTTAGTAGTTGGTGCCCAACTTGGTACTGTTCAAGCCAATTTAATAAGCGAATTAGCTAGTAAATATAATTTTACAGTTGATCTAAGAAATTATAATACACAAATAGTAGAAGAGATTAACGCTGGAAGAATAGATGTATTAGTTGTTGAGAGTCTTGTTGCTGAATCAATTTTAGAAGTAAATGATAATTTAAGTAAGGAAATTTTTGATTATACCTTAGATTCAAAATATGGAAACGCAATTGCCTTTACTAAAGGAAGCGAATATGTAGAAGAATTTAATAAAGCAATTGTTAAATTACAAGAAAATGGTAAGATAGATGAATTAGTTAAAAAATGGTTTGATTAA
- a CDS encoding amino acid ABC transporter ATP-binding protein yields the protein MIKVEKLYKNFDDNQVLKNINVSFEKGKTTVILGSSGSGKSTLLRCLNHLETPTSGNIYFEGELLDKKNIIEHRKEMGMVFQSFNLFSNMCVIANVIYAQRKVRHIEIEQAIKNARFLLNTVGLSEKENEYPRKLSGGQKQRVAIARALAMEPKVLLFDEPTSALDPEMVNEVLDVIKDLTTKGYTSIIVTHEMGFAKEVADYIIFMNDGEIVEYKPCKDFFENPKSERAIAFLNKIL from the coding sequence ATGATTAAAGTAGAGAAATTATATAAAAACTTTGATGATAATCAAGTTTTAAAAAATATAAATGTTAGTTTTGAAAAAGGTAAAACTACAGTAATTCTTGGTAGTAGTGGGAGTGGAAAGTCTACATTATTACGATGTTTAAATCATCTAGAAACACCAACAAGTGGTAATATCTATTTTGAAGGTGAATTGCTAGATAAAAAAAATATTATCGAACATCGAAAAGAGATGGGAATGGTATTTCAATCGTTTAATCTTTTTTCAAATATGTGTGTGATTGCTAATGTGATATACGCACAAAGGAAAGTACGTCATATAGAAATAGAACAGGCTATCAAGAATGCTAGATTTTTACTTAATACAGTAGGTCTTAGTGAAAAAGAAAATGAATACCCAAGGAAACTAAGTGGTGGTCAAAAACAGCGAGTGGCAATTGCAAGAGCACTAGCGATGGAACCTAAAGTGTTACTATTTGATGAACCAACAAGTGCACTTGACCCAGAAATGGTAAATGAAGTATTAGATGTGATTAAAGATTTAACAACTAAAGGTTATACGAGTATAATTGTTACTCATGAAATGGGATTTGCTAAGGAAGTCGCTGATTATATAATTTTCATGAATGATGGAGAAATTGTTGAATATAAGCCATGTAAAGACTTCTTTGAAAATCCAAAAAGTGAACGTGCTATCGCGTTCTTAAATAAAATATTATAG
- a CDS encoding amino acid ABC transporter permease has translation MEKLFNYNSIKDWIPFISKGLGITLLIALFAAVIGVVIGIIVTLINNNKKLSKVAFFYVDILRGTPLILQLSIIYFAFPQVVNIILNRFLNLGIEFTISAFMASVITFSLNSGAYISEVIRSGINSVDKGEIEAAISLGVKKRHIYKDIILPIAFKNSFPALMNEFITLVKESSIVSVIGLKDLMRRQQIVTSQTYLYFEPLLVVGVIYYVVIKVLSYVGRKVEKRLNYD, from the coding sequence ATGGAGAAATTATTTAATTACAATTCGATTAAAGATTGGATCCCTTTTATTAGTAAAGGGTTAGGAATTACATTATTAATCGCTTTATTCGCAGCTGTCATTGGTGTTGTAATTGGGATAATTGTGACATTAATAAATAATAATAAGAAATTAAGTAAAGTTGCTTTCTTTTATGTTGATATATTAAGGGGAACACCGCTTATTTTACAGTTAAGTATCATTTACTTTGCTTTTCCACAAGTTGTAAATATCATTTTAAATAGGTTTCTTAACTTAGGAATTGAATTTACAATTAGTGCCTTTATGGCAAGTGTTATCACATTTAGTTTAAATTCAGGTGCTTATATATCTGAGGTTATAAGATCAGGAATAAACAGTGTTGATAAGGGTGAGATTGAAGCAGCGATTTCCCTAGGTGTAAAAAAACGGCACATTTACAAAGATATCATACTCCCAATTGCGTTTAAGAACTCATTTCCAGCTCTAATGAATGAATTTATTACTTTAGTAAAAGAATCATCAATTGTATCAGTGATCGGGTTGAAAGACTTAATGAGAAGACAACAAATTGTAACATCACAAACTTATTTATACTTTGAACCATTACTTGTGGTTGGGGTTATTTATTATGTTGTGATTAAGGTATTGAGTTATGTAGGACGTAAGGTAGAAAAGAGGTTAAATTATGATTAA
- a CDS encoding IS1 family transposase, with protein MINKIDLINELNKLSIKNYEDVFSFIMSFNNPIESKSDICLNCPHCGSVEFVKNGKTNKGIQRYICRECNKSFCDTSNTLLYRSRCTEDIWLKFIDCEISGLSLKETAYYTNLSVTTCFYMRHKLYKAIRNLKMKETLSSKVELDCIYTKINLKGTKPSNMPRHSKKRGNNCIFRYISSQSMYCRCNR; from the coding sequence ATGATAAATAAAATAGATTTAATTAATGAATTAAATAAACTATCTATAAAGAATTATGAAGATGTTTTTAGTTTCATTATGTCTTTCAATAACCCTATAGAATCTAAAAGCGATATTTGTTTGAATTGTCCACATTGTGGTTCAGTTGAGTTTGTTAAAAATGGAAAAACAAACAAAGGAATTCAAAGATACATTTGTCGCGAGTGTAATAAATCATTTTGTGATACATCTAACACTCTTCTTTATAGAAGTAGATGTACTGAAGATATATGGTTAAAATTTATTGATTGTGAAATATCAGGATTATCTTTAAAAGAAACTGCTTATTATACTAATTTAAGTGTCACAACTTGTTTTTATATGCGACATAAGCTTTATAAAGCAATCAGAAACTTAAAGATGAAAGAAACTTTATCTAGTAAAGTTGAATTAGATTGTATTTATACAAAGATAAATCTTAAAGGAACCAAACCATCAAATATGCCTAGACATAGTAAAAAGAGAGGTAATAACTGCATATTCAGGTATATCTCATCACAAAGTATGTATTGTCGCTGCAATCGATGA